TCCCGCCGTTCGAGCACCTCGTCGGGCGCGAGTTCGAGATCGAGGAGGAGCGGCCGCGCGACGGCTACCGGTTCGTCACGTACCGGCGGATTCGGGGGTAGAGAGGGGGATAAACCCGAGCGCCCGCGCCGGGTTGTGTACCAGCAGATCGCGGATCAGCGCCTCGGACGCGCCGGCCTCGCGGAGCCACGGCACAAACCGCCACAGGATGTACGTAAACCCCGGCCCGCCGCCGTACGCCGGCCAGTACGAACGCCGCGCCAGATCGCCCGAGAGCAGGAGCTGCCCCCCGAACCCCTCCGAGGCCAGCGCCAGGATCGCGTCGATCCGCGCCCGATCCGGGTAGTACTTCTCCTTGCTGATCTGATCGATGCCGAGAAACGCGCCCGTCGCGGCCACCTCCCGCAGGTAGTCCATTTCCAGCTTGCGGTCCATATGCCCGATGATGACGCGCCGGGGATCGGCGCCCTCCTCGCGAAGGAGGGCGACCTGTTCGAGCGCCATCGTGCCGGCCTCGGTGTGCGTGGAGATCGGCGCGCCGGTGATGGCCTGGGCCCGCGCCGCGGCACGCAGCATCTTTTCGCCGCAGTCGGACACCGCGTGGAGGGTCGTCGCCGCCTTGATCACGCCGGCGCGGACGTCCGTCCCGTCGATCCCCGCGGTCACCTCGCGGACATACAGCGCCACGAGTTCGTCCACCGAGCGAGGATCCACCCACGGCCGCGAAAAGGTATCCTTGTTGAACCCCGTGGCGCAGACGATGTGCACGCCGGTAGCATCGGAGACGCGCCGCAGCCCGGCGGCGTCGCGCTGGTAGTCCGGGGTCGACATGTCCACGAGCGCCCGGCCGCCGGCCTCGCGGAACCACCCCACCTCCCGCAGCGCCGCCGCCTCGTCGTCCAGCCGGAAATCCGTCGCCGCCATGCCGGCCGGGGGCGCGCCGAACACATGCTCGTGCGGATAACAGACGCCGAGGCGATC
Above is a genomic segment from Rhodothermales bacterium containing:
- a CDS encoding phosphotriesterase-related protein, with translation MPAHPIVRTVAGDIPADRLGVCYPHEHVFGAPPAGMAATDFRLDDEAAALREVGWFREAGGRALVDMSTPDYQRDAAGLRRVSDATGVHIVCATGFNKDTFSRPWVDPRSVDELVALYVREVTAGIDGTDVRAGVIKAATTLHAVSDCGEKMLRAAARAQAITGAPISTHTEAGTMALEQVALLREEGADPRRVIIGHMDRKLEMDYLREVAATGAFLGIDQISKEKYYPDRARIDAILALASEGFGGQLLLSGDLARRSYWPAYGGGPGFTYILWRFVPWLREAGASEALIRDLLVHNPARALGFIPLSTPESAGT